A single window of Micromonas commoda chromosome 6, complete sequence DNA harbors:
- a CDS encoding predicted protein, whose amino-acid sequence MVRNGRGTTAAVVAAAGGLGLSLAALSLGAVPLLASLGDRASNKRKRGSPLSPSRWYASQDRDGRVGDAVADVLARVADGGVEPMLRCEVWPLLLGLRDANDTAVEQEQARRRRRERYRQLRRRCEELHEMLSGRSGAAMGASGDEPPADLGTFTETLPVIRADVPRTPFRTGAFQSHWEADRLAESASEDDLTNHSSTHRSTEPPAPTGGGGDANGELPRLEPVKSVPATHQPTWRTAQADRLTNVLQSYALLDPAVGYCQGMNEIAAHFLDAIPDESEAFWCFEKFLRGYRCHFVMGGHVGSPGGGGSGGATPGSTSKASGRDANDKRRGNKRGYPRVAPRRSANVRDRLHELGDVLRRCDPPLWKHVQLLGAQECMFAFRQIVVLMARELPPAETLYLWEALMARGDHVVTEEDEGEGEGEGEGEGEGEGEEGDGNDANDEGEFGAGDGRLFVHVVAAAFIQARNIAFGCHEFDQLLHASHHAVANKTLAAAPLLATATRLMAKGYRAPGMAFPTK is encoded by the coding sequence ATGGTTCGTAACGGGCGCgggaccaccgccgccgtcgtcgccgccgcgggtggcctcggcctctccctcgccgcgctcagcctcggcgccgtcccacTGCTCGCCTCGCTGGGCGACCGCGCCTCCAACAAGCGCAAGCGCGGTTCGCCCCTGTCGCCATCGCGTTGGTACGCCTCGCAGGACAGGGACGGGCGCGTGGGGGACGCGGTGGCCGACGTcttggcgcgcgtcgccgacggcggggtcGAGCCCATGCTCCGCTGCGAGGTGTGGCCGCTGCTGCTGGGCCTGCGCGATGCGAACGACACCGCCGTCGAGCAGGAGCAGGCGCGCAGGCGCCGACGGGAGCGCTACCGGCAgctccgtcggcggtgcgagGAGCTGCACGAGATGCTCTCGGggcggagcggcgcggccatgggcgcgagcggcgacgagcccccCGCGGACCTCGGCACGTTCACGGAGACTCTACCGGTGATACGCGCGGACGTCCCGCGCACGCCGTTCCGAACCGGCGCGTTTCAGTCGCACTGGGAAGCcgaccgcctcgccgagtcCGCCTCGGAAGATGACCTAACGAACCACTCGTCCACCCACCGGTCCACCGAACCACCCGCAccgaccggcggcggaggcgacgcgaacggcgagcTACCGCGGCTGGAGCCCGTCAAGTCCGTCCCGGCGACGCACCAACCCACGTGGCGCACCGCGCAGGCCGATAGGCTGACAAACGTCCTCCAATCCtacgcgctcctcgacccCGCGGTTGGGTACTGCCAGGGGATGAacgagatcgccgcgcaTTTCCTGGACGCCATTCCGGACGAGTCGGAAGCCTTCTGGTGCTTCGAGAAGTTCCTCCGGGGGTACCGGTGCCACTTCGTGATGGGCGGGCACGTCGGCAGccccggaggcggcggaagcggcggcgcgaccccCGGAAGTACCTCGAAGGCTTCCGGAAGGGACGCAAACGATAAACGACGCGGGAACAAACGAGGCTACCCGCGGGTagccccgaggaggagcgcgaacgTGCGCGACAGGctccacgagctcggcgacgtccttcgGCGGTGCGACCCGCCGCTCTGGAAGCACGTGCAGCTCTTGGGGGCGCAGGAGTGCATGTTCGCGTTTCGACAAATCGTCGTGCTCATGGCGAGGGAGCTGCCGCCGGCGGAGACGCTGTACCTGTGGGAGGCGCTGatggcgcggggcgaccaCGTGGtcacggaggaggacgagggcgagggcgagggcgagggcgagggcgagggtgAGGGTGAGGGTGAGGAGGGTGATGGGAACGACGCGAATGACGAGGGCGAGtttggcgcgggcgacgggagACTGTTcgtgcacgtcgtcgccgcggcttttATCCAGGCGAGGAACATCGCGTTCGGATGCCACGAGTTCGACCAGCTGTTGCACGCGTCGCATCACGCGGTGGCGAAcaagacgctcgcggcggcgccgctgctggcgacggcgacgcggctcaTGGCCAAGGGGTATCGCGCTCCCGGAATGGCATTCCCGACCAAGTGA
- a CDS encoding predicted protein, with protein sequence MATPHRYPAPASTAARPAHRGAPSSRRRRAPTPAPRLAAPVSPSGITLREGAPHPPRAVVHEHLDWSCVRSSHAREESGLWLPGWRGETERGASTSGRAGVGTDRSAGEPKARVGESRLHTGEPAKAGRRGMLAGAAALTALPIADPKPARAFIDLPSRLHNRYFLVRHGESTLDVRGMFLSNPSYKYDTTYGLTKRGINQMHEAARVISDEYDAAPSWLYTSNFQRSFQSALILREDLGLLFSQLRTEFSGLLDPRKMGALDFDSQSKWDAVWAGDEKDSGNTPPPVPASLQPSASVESPRDLYRRALEAFTRLEATYFGEDVILVSHADTLSLFTAAMMGTDLRTHHGDWGMELGQVRCVDLSGDDGRALGANFKPTDLRGEYAVGDKATNYPFMPEGYGTDVSGV encoded by the coding sequence atggCGACTCCACACCGTTACCCCGCGCCcgcatcgacggcggcgcgccccgcccaccgcggcgccccgtcgtcgcggcggcgacgcgcgccaacACCGGCGCCACGACTCGCGGCCCCAGTCTCGCCAAGTGGCATCACTCTCCGTGAAGGGGCCCCGCACCCCCCTCGAgccgtcgtccacgagcacctgGACTGGAGCTGCGTCCGatcgtcgcacgcgcgcgaagagAGCGGGCTGTGGCTCCCGGGGTGGCGCGGAGAGACCGAGCGGGGCGCTTCGacgtcgggtcgcgcgggcgtcgggacCGATCGTTCGGCTGGAGAACCGAAGGCGCGGGTGGGAGAATCGCGACTCCACACGGGAGAGCCGGCGAaggccgggcgccgcgggatgctcgcgggcgcggcggcgctcaccgcgctcccGATCGCCGACCCaaaacccgcgcgcgcgttcatcGACCTGCCCTCCCGCCTCCACAACCGCTACTTCCTGGTTCGGCACGGCGAGAGCACCCTGGACGTTCGCGGCATGTTCCTGTCGAATCCGTCGTATAAATACGACACCACCTACGGCTTAACGAAACGGGGCATCAACCAGATgcacgaggcggcgcgcgtcatcagcgacgagtacgacgccgcgccgtcctggCTGTACACCAGCAACTTCCAGAGATCGTTCCAATCCGCGCTGATACTTCGCGAGGACCTGGGTTTGCTGTTCTCGCAACTTCGGACGGAATTTAGCGGGTTGCTGGATCCTCGGAAGATGGGGGCGCTCGACTTCGACAGCCAGAGTAAGTGGGACGCGGTGTGGGCCGGGGACGAGAAGGACTCGGGTaacaccccgccgccggtccccGCGTCGCTGCAGCCGAGCGCCAGCGTCGAGTCGCCTCGCGATTTGTACAGGAGGGCTCTGGAGGCGTTTACTCGGTTGGAAGCGACGTACTttggcgaggacgtcatCTTGGTGTCTCACGCGGACACCCTCTCGctgttcaccgcggcgatgatgggcACCGACCTGCGCACGCACCACGGGGACTGGGGCATGGAGCTGGGTCAGGTGAGGTGCGTGGATTTGTcaggcgacgacggccgaGCGCTGGGCGCAAACTTCAAACCCACGGATCTCAGAGGCGAGTACGCCGTGGGAGACAAGGCGACCAACTACCCCTTCATGCCGGAGGGATACGGCACGGACGTGAGCGGGGTGTga
- a CDS encoding predicted protein: MRRHVGGRFTPPRRASSGSYPDSRAGARRAPTSSSDDAGAAVKASVGGPSDLDGEDGEERTPADASERDDDARASLRDVDIGAREEPGERVRVLDDERVDADSETDAHEDAHEDRDDHATSGDRQCSGDDDDEEEERTEEESASDGGDSLADHSSADASLNALDPDNLRVLQSYGLRPQMSYESSENETGSDDNLLDDDDGHVAAGSAPSAPLPPTWRAAISASLRLSREFSGLANDSSESSSSEEEEEDDGDVTFPWSAGSSLDDTLNASTRAAAHEMLRAADVSHEVASLFAARVPRGVATSWEDARRGIDLDAVCAERFGGGDESVDPTPSTRAFEPPCDRSFGFSDDAACIAEAAAASTAFCPRKPRARAARAFADVSFVADLLEELPGVDPSDARIACVLAAVTVEHAEELQRGEGGHGRRRGRANRATAGSFPRVLAPAAGRGLGAMARRELAGGGGGGRGGGMGGRAGGTGGRAGGATSDETRESRGGRRNVGRSR, encoded by the coding sequence ATGCGCCGACACGTGGGCGGGCGTTTCACGCCCCCGAGACGCGCCTCGAGCGGATCCTACCCGGACTCAAGGGCCggtgcacgccgcgcgccgacgagcagctccgacgacgctggcgcggcggtcaaAGCCTCTGTCGGCGGACCGTCAGATCTGGAtggggaggatggggaggagcgcacgcccgcggacgcctccgagcgagacgacgacgcgcgcgcgagtttGCGGGACGTGGACATCGGCGCTCGTGAGGAACccggcgaacgcgttcgcgtcctcgacgacgagcgcgtggacgcggatTCGGAAACGGACGCGCacgaggacgcgcacgaGGACCGCGACGATCACGCGACTTCGGGGGATCGACAGTGttccggagacgacgacgacgaggaggaggagcgaaCGGAGGAAGagtccgcgagcgacggcggcgatagCCTTGCCGACCACTcatccgcggacgcctcccTGAACGCGCTCGACCCGGACAACCTGCGGGTCCTCCAGTCGTACGGCTTGCGACCGCAGATGTCCTACGAATCCTCCGAAAACGAGACGGGCTCCGACGACAACCtcctcgatgacgacgacgggcacgTGGCGGCCggctcggcaccctcggcacccttgccgccgacgtggcgggcggcgatATCAGCCTCGCTGCGCCTGAGCCGCGAGTTTTCGGGACTGGCGAATGATTCATCTgagtcatcgtcgtcggaggaggaggaggaagacgacggcgacgtcacgTTTCCATGGTCCGCCGGGTCCTCGCTCGACGATACgctgaacgcgtcgacgcgcgccgccgcgcacgagatGCTCCGCGCGGCTGATGTCTCGCACGAGGTCGCCtcgctcttcgcggcgagggttcctcgaggcgtcgcgacgagctgggaggacgcgaggcggggtatcgacctcgacgcggtgtGCGCCGAgcgcttcggcggcggcgatgagagCGTCgatccgacgccgtccacgcgcgcgttcgaaccCCCGTGCGATCGATCCTTCGGTttctccgacgacgcggcgtgcatcgcggaggcggcggcggcgtcgacggcgttttgcccgcggaagccgcgggctcgagcgGCTCGAGCGTTTGCCGACGTATCCTTCGTCGCGGATCTGCTCGAAGAGTTACCCGGGGTCGACCCGTCGGATGCGAGGATCGCgtgcgtcctcgcggcggtcaccgtcgagcacgccgaggagctccagcgcggcgaaggcgggcacgggcgaaggcgggggcgggcgaaTCGCGCAACCGCGGGGTCTTTCCCGCGGGTGttggcaccggcggcggggcgcggctTGGGCGCGATGGCACGAAgggagctcgccggcggcggcggcggcggccggggggGCGGGATGGGAGGACGGGCGGGCGGAACTGGAGgacgggcgggcggggcgacgagcgacgagacgcgcgagtcGCGGGGCGGACGTAGGAACGTAGGTCGGTCGCGGTGA